The Pectobacterium wasabiae CFBP 3304 DNA segment TTTATCATTTATATTTTCCTCTTATACCTTTTGTTAGCCCCTTACGGGGCAGGATTATTTTTTACTTTTTAAAGTTTTCTGAATACTCGACTAACATGGAAGCGACCAGTTCAAAGTTAACCTGATTAATATCACCACTATTACCTTCTTGGGCAGTGAACCTTTCAAAGTTGTTCTGAATATGATTAATCACATGGATAATAAATGGACTCATAAAATCTGGATCATCCAAATAATCATTAGCATCCCCATCGCCATTTACTTCCATGAACATATTCCAGCTTGCGGTAAACGACCTACAAGCAAGCTCATAGAACAGTTCGGTTGATTTATTGAAACCTATCTTTTCTATAGACATATTTACACCCTCATAGTTAAATGCTTATTTAATTCATTTTGTTTTTTATTAGCCCCTTTCGAGGCCGAATACTCTGCTGTTAGCTCATGCCAAAAAGTAATGCATTTATATGGACATTTTTCATTTCCAATATAACTTTATCCATATCAACATAAATAAGTCTTTCTCTCTTACCAGCTTCTTCCATATATCCATCAAAACGCTTAGTCAGATGATCTTTAACGTGTGAAAGATACGATTCCGTTCTATTATTATCTAACATAATAGATGCGACTAACTCATTATCTCCTTGCTCTTTATATATCAGCATTCCAGCCACATAAAGATACTTTGTCATATCATAAAATGTTTTTGTGGATAACTTTTTGATACTTTCCATTTCTTGATTATTCATTTTATTTCCTCTTGTTATTATTAAAATATTTGTTATTCAGATACAGGACGTGAATCAGAAATGATTTTCTCAATCCATGCATCAATCTCACTTTCTATAAAGGCAATAGACCTTAAACCCGTTTTAACCTGTGATGGAAAGCGACCAGCCTTAATAAGTGTATAAATCCATGTCTTTCCAAATCCCGTTCTCCTTATTACTTCGGGCAACCGAATAAGTTTTGGATGTTTATCTGTTTTGTTTTGAACCATGTTTATCTCCTGTGTTGTTCGATGGAGATAATTCTAGGATTTTGGCTAGTATTAAACTAGGGATGTTCACCAACCGTGAGTTTCGCGGAAATTTTTGGAGGGATACTCTTTATAGGGACGTTCGCAGATTGTGAACATCCCTTGTGTTTACTTTTTGTTTTTATCCGAGGCTTTATCGTTAAATGTTATTACGTCAATGACATTCCAATCCTTTAAAATATTGTTTTTAATATAAAAATCATTTAAAACCTTGAAATACTCATCATTATCAAGATAACTTTTCGCGTAACCATAATCAGTATCTTTGATGTTCTC contains these protein-coding regions:
- a CDS encoding helix-turn-helix transcriptional regulator, with product MVQNKTDKHPKLIRLPEVIRRTGFGKTWIYTLIKAGRFPSQVKTGLRSIAFIESEIDAWIEKIISDSRPVSE